From the genome of Pseudophryne corroboree isolate aPseCor3 chromosome 9, aPseCor3.hap2, whole genome shotgun sequence:
caggaatattaagttcagctatgctgaaaacatggctttggtgcgtgagctgatgaagcaccatcgccaattgtttggtcaggatgctggcaaggtgtcctcccgcaggaagtctgtcctgtgggggcaagtaatacttgccgtgaatagtgagggtgtggtgaggcggactgaggacacgtgccgcaagaggttttatgatataaagcggcgtgtcaaggccaagatggccaaagaggccaaatctgcacgaaaaaccggaggtggcccccctttccgggccacctatcgggactgggaggagcctgtgcgggcattgattcctgccgaagtggtgtctgctactcgtgtccgggattcggaccgacccacgcaggatggtaagtttgatttgttagatttttatttaaatgtcctctaaatgttgtaaatgtcatttttaaaggatAAAGGATGCATAAAGTGTGTTTCACATAtttcaggcctatgcacccttaaggtgtgtttgtgtttcgaATTTGCTTTTTTCACCATGCATTGGCTGTTTGGTCAATTTAATATTGCGCTAAAACATGTGCAatggctgctgttttttttttttttataaaatattttttgcgatattgcttggacatgtgtgttgtatgcttattttataaataattttagatttatttacttctgaaaaacggtgcaattattccaatattacttttttcaaacatttgcaagtagtcaatctctgcaatatctgaggcataattctcaaatgtaacagatttattgtgtgcaacatcatgtacatttggatatacaacacaaaataatgaagcttgaagctcttaatcagaaattatttgtttatccaatacctaatagatggttacagtacactaaggctttgcagttataatttttacacaaagcatggtaataatgtttggtccactttttcaacagtcccacagaccagccggccagacaggcctcagacaagtcaggatgaggcagggattgcaggtaagacttcactgtagtcacatattctgaaaacacatagaagtacaaaatattaatgtttatattttcacataggttctgcttctggaagccgacctcctgtaaggcacccatcacagggctcgggccacttacccaggaggccaagtaagacacggcgtcttggcacggaatctgcggctccatcatccccacccaggcgacgcatttcggcagtgtcaccccagccaccactggcactattggcgagttcgcagagtgatgagccccgatcacctcagttatctggtgagtaaaaacagaaattaaacacataggcaataatatacacagtacagttaatatgttgttagttggttttgagattacatgttttccagaacaagcaatgtgatgttacgtcttcaattgctaaaggtgaaaatgtttttttttaaaaggtcttagtggatgatctcgccaacatcatttttaataaataacagacatttgttttaaatttggccacacacgtgcacattaaaataaaataccaataaaattccaaaaaaaaaacagcatccacaacattatattgttcacacatctcccctgtccagtatgtagatggcttactggctccgctcatctggactatccaggtaagtagtctatatcgtggtcaggggaggtgatataacactgtaatgctgtggaggggaggtagttaggtgtggattatgcaaatctgtctatgtggccgcctgtgttggtatatatgtttttgaaataaaaaaacattataagtttttaaaaacaacgccaaaaactatacaaatggagtattatgaatgtagtaatgtgtagaagtagcctttaaacaaattgactaataaacattgcatgttggccaccccatacagagcccagcttgatggccgacgtggaccagcagggacaagaccaacaggcaaccatcacactgcaacttacacctgttgacccaagccagccaatacagctgcaggatatcccccaagcctccatcagtccacaactggcacaagctccgcccccaacccaaataccagatgacttttgggccagttggacaagccaacaggcacaaagcaatgccagcctgaccgcacatacacaacaccttgccagtctgccccatcatctaccgcgcattagtcgcaactcgggcagactgattgtacaagtagggcgaatggcaacctcaatggagcaaataagggctgacaacagccaaatgcttgctcatttaacgcgcatcatagatgagcaacagcgccatcagcaggcactcgttcagctcattcagcacaaccaggttgtgaatgagtccttatcccggattgtagccagccacactgcaaccaacactcaactgattgcaagcattaataatttgagcagcaatattacattgatgggagctcaccaagtaacctccagctcggggaccacgacccctatccaaacgccagtaacctcccctgttcggcgttcctccagagcacgtgccagtgagccagcacaaagcacagcacccagcacacacaagcggaaaaaataaccccaatgtgatttgcaaaataaaaatttgtatttgacaaacacacaacttcctgtgtccgtctcaaacattgtcgaagctgctctgtatgtatgtatgtatgtttttcatgggtaatgactgaaaatgtatttttggcataaactaagtacaatgtacacaccactataaacaacaaacagtaagttacaaaacacacaatagaaagtagtgcaaagtgtttagtcaaggataattacagcctactaaaactgacctgaaaaatagcgcaggatcacttcttgccgtacctgcctccctacatatgtactcacactgtcaccagatgggtctaactcctctgcttgctgactgctttctccctcatcatgtgccagatgttggtttaaacacagattatggagaaaacagcagcagaacacaattctagtcacctttgagggactatacaacaaaaggcctgcagatttatccagacaccgaaaccgtgacttcagcacaccaaaacatctttctatcacattccgcgtagccttatgtgcatgattgtaactgtgttcagcaggagaatcaggttgggacaatggagtaaggagccaagagtagcagccgtaacccccatcacctgaaaaacagatatagtcaacattagtacatatgttagattattctttcacctaatcaaaactcgagtttatggttaaaagacatacacacaaaacattttaaacatacccaacagccagccatcaggcatttgtccgtcctcaaatttatcgaagagcgatgactgactgaggatgaaggagtcatggcagccaccagggtaacctgcaacaacactcataatttttatgtttgcatcacagaccacctggacattagttgattgtgccagatgcctattagtatatatatattggcggcccttaggtgatctcagctgaacgtgtgtgcaatctatggcccccagcacattgggcatgccagcaagctcatagaaagctaccctgacagcactccactccgactcctcggtagggaagcagattgaggcattaatgtgtggctccaacacatccaaaacctgagtggacattaaacaagctaaggtgagtgtcatgttaggtattctctacaatactgtgttgtttgtacttacagaagcaacacttagacataaccgcctatgtatttttagactcacctggttcaaatatctggaaaaggtgggctgtgagataccaatgacgtcgcctgccacagcctggaagctcccagtagccataaagtgtaacacagccaggagtttgtgtaggcctgagacagagcgagagcgtgctgtctcagggtctatgcccagtttgacaaggtcatacaggtggaaaatgttggttctatttaggcggaacatctgtatgaccctatcatcggacaatgcatttaagtttaaacgccctctaaaaaaacgaggctggcgtagcctccgcggtacctggacaacctgttgaccatgttcacttacctgggcctgattcctggaagcctcatggagcagtctaaggtatcccacagcaaaccaaaaatcattggcacacaccacagccgccatttcagagtgagagaagttcaaaatgtgcctggaacacttttatagggccaaacattcaggtgtgagtaatggataattgagtacacatgtaaacacggttttcaaatgctggcgcggttttttttaggaaaaaaatacgatgtgtaatttttcgcggccgcgaatgcattttcacggcagcaattacaattacgaatggatagtaaatgaccgagattcatatctaaacaggcgtaatttgaccgatggtgtattcattcgtaattttttacttggacttgcaaaaaaatacgaatgccctcatctctgccgtgattagtgtttagtaaattaccgagatgacactttgctgaaaaaacggcatctcggtcaaaatcgggagcttagtaaatttacccctgtgtgtcttgttttatgaattttaccatatttatataatatatgttgcaattttcttaataaaaagatacccacttgtattttgcctggcccaacgctgttttgggcatgaaatacactggcaaagtgggcacaaacaccatattttgacattttgaataagtagctgtagttttgcaagggttaactagtcttgggccacaaatttgacccctgaaatcaacagagagtggtcacatgcatgtgacccacatgcatgtgacccacttgtattttgcctggcccaacgctcttttgggcatgaaatacactggcaaagtgggcacaaacaccatattttgccattttgaataagtagctgtagttttgcaagggttaactagtcttgggccacaaatttgacccctgaaatcaacagagagtggtcacatgcatgtggcccacttgtattttgcctggcccaacgctgttttgggcatgaaatacacttgcaaagtgggcacaaacaccatattttgacattttgaataagtagctgtagttttgcaagggttaactagtcttgggccacaaatttgacccctgaaatcaacagagggtggtcatttacatatcacccaattgtattttgtttggcccaacgctgttttgggcatgaaatacactggcaaagtgggcacaaacaccatattttaccattttgaataagtagctgtagttttgcaagggttaactagtcttgggccacaaatttgacccctgaaatcaacagagagtggtcacatgcatgtgacccacttgtattttgcctggcccaatgctgttttgggcatgaaatacactggcaaagtggcacaaacaccatattttgacattttgaataagcagctgtagttttgcaagggttaactagtcttgggccacaaatttgacccctgaaatcaacagagagtggtcacatgcatgtggcccacttgtattttgcctggcccaacgctgttttgggcatgaaatacactggcaaagtgggcac
Proteins encoded in this window:
- the LOC134957024 gene encoding uncharacterized protein LOC134957024, yielding MADVDQQGQDQQATITLQLTPVDPSQPIQLQDIPQASISPQLAQAPPPTQIPDDFWASWTSQQAQSNASLTAHTQHLASLPHHLPRISRNSGRLIVQVGRMATSMEQIRADNSQMLAHLTRIIDEQQRHQQALVQLIQHNQVVNESLSRIVASHTATNTQLIASINNLSSNITLMGAHQVTSSSGTTTPIQTPVTSPVRRSSRARASEPAQSTAPSTHKRKK